The window CCGGAGGGTGAGATTGGAGTATGATATTGTACTTGTGCCTCCGTCATCACCCAGCTCCCAATTTTGTAGATTCAAAAACTTGGAGGAGGTGTTTTTAAGTTCTATGTATTCTTGCCGCCCGGTGGGGGGATCGTATCTGAATTCATTAATAATCACATCGCCTTGTGCAAAAGCTCCAAAGATGACAAACGAAGTTGTGGTGTTGGCTGCAATGGTGTTACCGTTTTGGTCATCTACGTCATTTACGGTGACCGTATATTCATCGCTGGGGAAGTTCGTGCTTCCATAGTCAAGCCGTACGGTGGTAGTGTTTGGGAAGGTAACCGAAGAGGTGGAGGGGGTGCCGATACCGTTATCAATACTAAAATCGGAAGCATCTACGGTAGATTGGTTATAACCTCGATTGAACGTTACATCTACTTGGCTGCCGCTAACCGAAGCTTGGGTAACATCAAAAGGAGGGAGGTCAATTTTGAAGTCCATATAAAACTTGTCGGAGCGTGTTGATGTAAAATTTATACGAGGACCCAAATAAGAGGCATTAGTATGTGTATTATCGGTTCCTGAAATGTTGGTGTTATAAGGTCCTCCATAGTTGTCAGAAACTTCCATCTGCCAGTTGCCGCTGCCATCACGATTTACACGCACAGTATATGTACCTCCGGACTGGACAACCGTGGTGCCCGTAAGTACTGTGGCGGCTTCACTGCCACTGTCGTACCGCACAATCTTAAAGAAGTCATTGCCGCTTTCTCCAACCTGCACGGCATAGCCGTTGACTGCACCTTCGAGATCAGCAATATCACTCATTAAAAATATCTCTGCTTGGTTCGATCCTGACGGTTCAAAGCCACGAAATTCAATATAAAATGTCCATGTTCCGTTTACATCGGTAGAAGGGGTTGTTAAATAAGCCGGACTTGTAGATGCATTTAGCTGAAGCAAAAAGTTAGGTGAATCGTCAACAACGGTAAATTCGCTGTCCTCGCCGCTCCAAGTAGGATTGTTTGTAAAATCCTCGTCCTCAAAACCGTCCTCAAAATTTGTTTGTGCGAAACTGTTGGCCGTTATGAAAAAAGCCGACAGTATTGTCACAAGAATCCGAATACTTTTTCTCATCTCCGCATATCAAATATTTAATTTATCTTAGGATAACAGAGGAGGGCGTGAATGGCAAAAAAAGTAACATAAAAAAAGGGTGAAGTTGGATTCAACAACTTCACCCCGGAAGGACATTTGATATTGCTCTCTATTTCAACGGCTTAACGCATTTAAGCGTTTCTGTTAGTAAGACCGTTGCGAGAGCAAATCCTTACAAATTTTTTTGATTTTTTTATTATCATCGTTGGTAAATCTAATTCTTACCTAAAAAAGAAAAATGAATATTGCTAATAGTCCATCTATTCCTTTTACCATTCCTGATATTAATCATGGTTTAAAGCAGGCCAATGGATTGTTCAAATTGTGGAAGGGGGGATTGGAGCTAGAATTTGAAGAGAAGTTTCTGGGCGTTTTTGATACATCCGGTGTCCAAACTGTTCGAATCTCTTATGGTGACTTACAGGACATTAGATATGAAAAGGGATGGTTTAGCGACAATATTACGTTCGAAGGACATTCAATGAAAGTATTTGATGAAGTTCCGGGCACTGATATTGCTACTTGCACGCTTACCGTTAAAAAGAAGAACCGAAAGGAAGCACGTAATTTAATATCTCAAGCCCAGGTGCAGCTCTCAGAACGAAAGCTGGATCAACTGGATGAGGAGGATTAAAACTATTTTTGGTAAGCCGTACTGAGTGTTAACTGGTAACCATTGACTAGCCATTATGAAGCTCAATAATTATTCTAACGAGTTTAGCGGTTGTATAAAGGATATTAGAGCCATTGTTTTAATACATGCTAAACCATCATTCAGGTATGCCAGATTTATTATTTAATATACTCTTTGGCTACCAACAACTCTGCATTTAAGATCGCTCCGCCGGCGGCACCGCGGATGGTATTATGTGCCATCGTTACATATCCTAAATCCATAACTGTACCTTCACGCAGCCGCCCCACAGCTGTTTGCATGCCTCCTTCGCGATCGGCGTGTAGTCGCGGTTGGGGGTATCGTTCTTTCTGATACAACCGGATAGGATTATCCGGTGATGAAGGTAAGTCCAGATCTGAAATGGGATTGTCCCACTCAGTGAAAGCTTGTTCGGCTTTTTGGATGGATGAGGGAGTATTATTGAGTTTTACAGCTACTGATAGTAAGTGTCCTTCAATGGTTGGTACCCGAACGGCAGTAGCCTGAATGGTGAAATCGTTGAAATCAATAATATCATCTGCCAAGTTACCGAGAACTTTGGTGGACTCTGTTTGCACTTTGGGTTCTTCCCCCCCAATGTGCGGTACAACATTCCCTATAATATCCAGGCTGGATACTCCGGGATAACCGGCCCCGGAAACCGATTGCATAGATGTAACAATTACAGACTCTATACCAAATGCAGCGGCCAGTGGCTTCAGTGACATCGAAAGGGGAACGGAAACACAGTTGGGATTAGTCACAATCCAACCACTGCCGTCGTCGGTGAATGATTGTTTTTTTATGAGTTTCGCATGATCGGGGTTGACTTCGGGAACCAGAAGCGGTACCTGGTCGTGCATGCGATAGTTTTTAGCGTTGGAGATGACCGGTATGCCTGCCTCGGCAAACTGCTGCTCAATGTCGCCGGCTACGGATGAATCCAGTCCGGAAAAGACAAAGTCTACGTCCTGGAAATGATCAGGGATACATTCGCTTACTTCAATATCAGCTGCCTGGCGGGGCAGTTCCGTTTTTTCAATCCAGTGAACAGCATTGGTATATTTTTTACCAGCTGAGCGTTGAGATGCGCCAAGTTTAGAAATAGTAAACCATGGATGGTTTTCAAGTAAACGAATAAATTTTTGTCCTACCGCCCCGGTAGCTCCGAGAATTCCGACGTTGTGTGAAGGCATTGGTTGGTAATTAGTTATTAGTTAACAGAGGATTTTTCAAAGACTTCGAAAAATTAGTGTATGTATGTAATTTAGAGAAGGTGAAGATAGGCAGAAATTGAATATTAATTAAAGGATTAATTTTTGGTATCTTTGCGCATTAAAAATTTGTAACTCAGTAACAACAAATAGAGTATTTACATGTCCGTTACCGAACTCGATAGCTTAGATACGCTTGTCTCACTAGCAAAATCGCGCAGTTTTATTTTCCAGTCATCTGAAATTTACGGTGGACTGGGAGCCGTTTATGATTACGGTCCGCTTGGTGTAGAGCTGAAGCGTAATATTCGCGATCTTTGGTGGGAATCAATGACGCAGAAGCACGATAATATTGTGGGGCTTGATTCTGCTATCTTTATGGATCCCAAAGTGTGGAAGGCTAGTGGGCACCTGGATGGATTTAACGATCCGATGATTGATGATAAGCAATCCAACAAGCGCTATCGGGCAGATATGCTCATTGAGAATGAAATCGCCAAACTCCGCAGCAAAGAAAAAGCAGAAAAAGCTGATGAGTTACAGCAGCTGCTGGATACAGCCGGCTCTCGGGATGGATTGTGCGAGGATCTCTATAATATCATCATGGACTACGAGATCCGTGCGCCCGAATCGGGAGCGTTTGAATGGACGGAGGTGCGCCAGTTTAACCTAATGTTCGAAACCCAGTTTGGAGCTACATCTTCGGGTGGCGACGGTGATGATTCGGTTTACCTGCGGCCTGAAACGGCACAAGGTATTTTTGTAAACTTTAAAAATGTGATGGATACCGCCCGTCAGCAGGTCCCCTTTGGTATTGCCCAGGTGGGTAAAGCATTCCGTAACGAGGTCGTAGCCCGACAGTTCATCTTTCGGATGCGAGAGTTTGAACAGATGGAAATGCAGTATTTTGTAGAGCCGGGAACGGATGGAGAAAGTTATGACCACTGGCTGCAAAAGCGTATGGAGTGGCACAAGGCACTGGGTATTCGCGAAGAGAAGCTGCGCGTCGAAGATCATCCTGAAGATAAGCTGGCACATTATGCCGAAGCCGCTGCCGATATTCAGTATGAGTACCCTATTGGCTGGCAAGAGGTTGAGGGTGTGCATAATCGGACAGATTTTGACTTGAGTCAGCATAAAGAATTTTCGGGCAAGAAACTTTCCTATTACGATCAAAAGAAAGAGGAGCGGTACATACCGTATGTCATTGAAACCTCTATAGGACTCGATCGCACGGTAATGATGGTGCTCGCGGATGCTTACCGGGAAGAAGAGGTAAATGGCAATACGCGAACGGTGCTTAAAATGAATCCAGAGCTGGCACCAACGAAAGTGGGCATTTTCCCGCTTATCAAAAAAGAGAAATTACAAAGCCTGGCACATGATATTACTAATGAGCTGCGCGAGGATTATAATGTGTTGTATGACGAATCCGGATCAATCGGTAAACGATATCGCCGACAGGATGAAGCCGGTACTCCCTTCTGTATTACGGTTGATTTCGATGGTGTAGAGTCGGAAGGCGAAGATACGGTAACCATTCGTTACCGTGATGATATGACCCAGGATCGTGTGCCGGTAAGTCGTCTCAAAGAGGTAATCGATGATAAGATGAAGGAGTGGAGTCCGGAAAATAGTTAATGTGTTGTCCCAAGCATGGATAGTTGGGACAGCGGCAAAAACAAATATCTGACCGGCACAAATGGAAAAAGGGATAGTGCAAGCGTCCGCCTGTATTACTGTTGTTTATATATCCAAGTTTAAAAGATTGTGGATGAAACAGGGAAATCGCACGTTGGACATGCTATTTTTTGTGATTAGCCGCTTCGCCACCGCTTTTGTTAATCCATTCAATTATTGTAGATGTAAATTTATCCAGAAACTGGTTTGGGAGAGTACCGTATTCTTGAGGTAAGCCCGTGTCTGCTTTTTGGAATAAATGGTTGGCTTGTTCAAACACTTCGATCCGATAGGGCACACCGGCCGACTCCAGCGCTGCTTTGATAGGAGGTTTGTTTTTGCCAGCAAGCACTTGTACATCTTTACCGCCAAATAAAGCCAGAACAGGGATGTCAAGTTTCTTTAAATCATTCGTGGGATCGTAAAACAGCAGTGACTGCATTTGGGGATTGGTAAATGCTTGCAGCAAGCCCTTACCCTGGGCGGATGCAGCAGAATCAAAATTAGCTATTTGGGGTTTATTTTGATTGGGCAGGCTTCTGAACATTTCCCCAATTTTTTTCTCATAGTGTTTTTTTGCTGCTTTTACATTGTTCTCATTATGTATAGCCTCCAGTGCTTTTTGAAATGCTGAAAGGGCAGGTTCAACTTTTGCTTCTTCAAAGCCATTTTGTATAAAATTTTGTTTTAACTGATATTGCAAAATTTTATCAAGCGTCAATGATGGTGAAGCCATTAAAATGAGCTTATCAACTTTTTTGTTTTTTGCCGCTACTCTCCCCCCGACAATGCCACCCTGACTGTGCCCCAGTAAAATAATTTTTTTAAAATTATGCTTTGGTCTTTTTGTAAGATATTTGATGATTGCTTCTACATCCGAAGCCAGCATCTGGAGTGTAGTATTTCCAAAGCTTCCGGTTGATTGCCCAACCCCGCGGTCGTCATAGCGGAAGGTGGCAATATTGCTTGTAGTAAGAGAGTCAGCCAAAACGGCAAAAGGTTTAAAATCGCTGAGTGGGCGCAACGTCTCATCCCGATCTTGGGCCCCGCTGCCAGACATCATGATAACCAGTTGTTCTGGCTTGTTGTTTTTCGGCCAGGTTAACGTGCCACCAATATCAATCGAATCATTTTTAATTATAAGATCTTTGTGGTGATAGGGTAGATCTTTTTGTTGTTCAGCTTTTGCCTGTTCTTCTTCCTTTTTATCATACCGGTGTAGTTCAAACGAAAACTGTCGCCCATTTTGGGAGAAGGTGCCACTGATAACAGAGTCACTTTTGAAGATACCAGCAAAGGAAGCATAGCCGGGTCCGGCCGGGAACCCGAATGAAATAGAATCGGTTTCGGTGCGGCTAATATTCTGAAGCCCTAACCCTTTTGCGCCTTGTTGGGGAATGTCGATGGTGCCCGAGTATGAGCTGTCGTTTTTTTGAAAATGGGTGATGATGTGCAGTTTCTGGCCCATAATATTGATGTTGCCCCTCCAGTCACCGGACAAGGATTGGGCCGATCCCAACAGTGGCAGTAAACAAATCACAATGAGAGTAGAAAGAATAGTTTTTGCTTTGGACATGATAAATTTCGGATCTTAGTTAGATTTCTGATACAGATAAAAGGAATAGCCGGCCGGGATGAGTGCCAACAGAACAGTAATAATAGTAAACAGGGTGCTGTAGGTTTGTAACTCAAAAAATGGATATAAAATGATGAGCAGCAATCCGCCGCTTACCCAAATATAAGAACCTATTCTGTGCGTTTGGCGCCAATTATCGGCATCCTCGAGGGCCCAAGGCACGCGGATCCCAATAAAATAATTGGGTTTAATGATGCGTAGATAATTGCCGAAAATCAGAAAAAATACTGCAATTCCGAGAAAAAGAATTCCCTGTGAGGGAATGGTATAGCCCAGCGCGTTGATCAGGATCCATCCCTGGATAGCTACCAGAAATACTACACAAGCAGTACGCAATACGGGAATAGGTTTTTGGTCAATGGTTATACGTTTTTTGGGATCAATTTTGGGCAGGTACAGTAACACGGCATAGATAAATATATTGGTAACCGGGGTTATTAAACTACCGAATGTTTTGCTGCCATAGCCGGACACTTCGCCCTGAAAATTCCATTGTATAGCTATGCGTGCCGGCAGCTGATCCCAAATGAAAGGCAGCAGGGCAAAGGGTAAAAGCACGAGTAAAATATTGTACCATTCTTTTTTGAAGGCGTAGGTAAGGGTATTCATGACAAGTTTATTCTTTGTTGATCATTTCCAAAAACCAATTGGCGGCTTCTTCAAGCACGGTAGTATTAATGGAATACAGGATAAATTGCCCGTCACGTTCTCCGCTGATCAGCTCGGCTTGTTTCAGGATATCCAGATGGTGCGAAATGCTGGGCTTGCTGATATCAAACTCATTGGCAATTTCACCCGCACTGAGATCGCGGTCCTGCAGCATCTGCAGGATATTACGGCGCGTGGGGTCACTTAAGGCTTTAAATAAATTATTCATTTAGATATTTAGATAACTATCTAAATAATAAAAGTCAAGATCGCCGGGCTAAGGAAGGCTATAATTAAAGCTAAGGCTACCGGAAGTATTTTTCCTTGGGATGGGTATAGGGTTTAAAATAGTTCTTAGCTGTTCGAGACAGAATAATATAAACGGCTTTTGGAAATCCTGTGAAAATAAAAATGCCCATCTCAGCGATAAGCCAAGATGGGCAAATGTAACATAAAAGATAATGTTAGGAGCCGTTGCCAGAGTCGTCCATCATTTCTGCTTTTGCAATTCCTACTACACCACAAGCTTTGCGAGGACCGGCAGCACCAGAAGGCTGAGAGGTCAGGTCATCTTGGCCGCCGTGCAGAATCACGCCGTGTCCAATAATACTATTTGAACCGTTGAGTGAAAGGGTATTATCTACAAAATCAATAGAGGCGTTGCCATCAGCATCGGCTTCGATATTGCCCATATCACCCATGTGTCGAACGGAATCGGTTGGAGCGCCGTGTTTATTTCCGGCAGGATTATAGTGTCCACCGGCGGAGGTGCCATCTGATGCTGAGCAATCCCCATACTGATGAATATGGAATCCGTGCATTCCAGGCGTCAATCCTTCAAGATTTCCTTGAACGCGCACGCCGTCGTCTGTTTTGGTAAATGTAACTGATCCTGAAACATCATTGCCTTTTGTGGGATGAACAACTGCAACAGCTTTTGAGTAATCAGTACTCATTTCTGCTTTTGTTTTGTCTTTCTCCATCTGTTGCTTGTTACTTTCTTGTTGAACACAGGATACAGCAAATGTAATGAGCAGTATTCCTAGTGAACATCGCTTTAATATCGTCATAATTTATGAGCTTTTAATTTTGGGCTATAGTTAGAGCGTCAAACAGGTGATAAGGTACAGGCATTCAACAATTTTTAAAAATATCTTCCTGCCCAGCTAGCTAACACCTCGGCTACGTATTTGCTGTCTTGTTCATGCATCAGTAGGTGATCTGCGCCGGCCAGTGATACAAAACTTTTAGGATGACGGGCGGTTTTGTAAATATGTGCGGCATTGTCAATGCCAACAGTGTTATCCGTAGGAGAGTGGAAGATCATGAGTGCACGGTCCAAATGCTTAATAGCATCATCCATCTTGTTAGCTTCGAGATCATCAATAAATTGTTTTTTAATGGTGAAACTGCGTCCGCCAAGGGTAACGGTAGCCTTCCCTCGGGACTCAATCTCATCCAGTTTGGCACCTAAGTTCTTCTTTACATGCTCGGGATCAGAAGGAGCTGCAATAGTTGCCACAGCTTTACTTTCGGGGATATCACCGGCTGCTTGTAGCACGGCTGCTCCGCCAAGCGAATGACCAATCAATATTGTGGGGGACTGATGATGTTTGCGCAGGTACGAGGCGGCCTGCAGCAGATCATCAACATTGGATGAAAAATTGGTATCCACAAAATCGCCTTCGCTTTCTCCAAGCCCGGTAAAATCAAACCGGAATATGCCTATGCCTCTTTTATTCAGCGTTTTACTTATATTTTTTACGGATCTTAAATTTTTGGAGCAGGTAAAGCAGTGAGCAAAAAGAGCAAAAACATCTGTTGCAGTATCCGGCAGGTCTAGTTGGGCCGAAAGGGGATCACCTTGGGTTCCTTCAAAAGTAATTTTTTCTGATCGCATGATCGAAAATTGATTTATATGTTTAGAGTACCTTTGTTAATGACCACTTCAATATAAAAGTTCTTACGTATGTCTGATAACGAAACACCTCTATTTCATTTGGCATTTCCGGTTGCTAATCTGGATGAAACGCTTTCTTTTTACCACGATGTACTGGGTTGTAATACTGGAAGAAGTTCGGATCAGTGGATTGATTTTGATTTTTGGGGACACCAAGTAGTTGCACATTTAAGTCCTGATGAAGCGGGTAAATCCAGTATGAATGATGTGGACGGACATGCAGTGCCGGCCAAACACTTCGGCCTTATTTTGGAGTGGGAGCAATGGGAACAGCTGGCCGAGCGCCTACAGGAAGCGGATGTAGATTTCATTATTGAACCCTACGTACGTTTTGAGGGAGAGCCGGGAGAACAAGCTACTATGTTTTTTACTGATCCCAGCGGCAATGCCTTAGAATTCAAAGCTTTTCGGAATAAAGAGCAGATTTTCGCGACGTAGTTTCTTATTGGTTAATGGTTATTAGGATTATTCAATTAACTAATAACCATTAACTAAACTCTTCCTCAATTTTACTCATCTCAGTGGCCAGCTCTTCCCACTTGGCATATGTTTCAACAAGTTCGGCCTTAAGCTTTTCATACTCTACTGAAATTTCTTTTACCTGCTCTTGGTCATCATAAAAATCAGATTCCGCCATTAGCTCTTCAATTTCTTCTTTTCGGGCCTCCATGAGTTCGATGTCTTCTTCCAGCGGATCTATCTGTTTTTTCAGTGGTTTAAGCTTTTCATATTTTTGTTGTCGCTTTTGGGCTTCTAGCCGCCGTTCTTCTTTTCGGGATAGCGTTTTATCCTGGGATGAATTTTCATTCGATGCAGATTCTTTCTGTTCATCTTCACGTTCTCTTACTTTTTCCAGATAATAAGAGACATTACCCAAAAAGGTATTGGTTTCATTGGGGCGTACTTCCAGCACTTTATTGACAATTGGGTCCAAAAAATCACGATCATGGGATACAATCATAAACGAGCCTTCATACTGCTTGAGCGCCTGCTGTAAAATATTTTTAGATTGCATATCCAGGTGATTTGTCGGCTCGTCAAAAATCAGAAAGTTAGCTGGCTGCATGAGCATGCGCGCTAGGGCCAGCCTGCTTTTTTCGCCCCCTGAAAGCACGGACACTTTTTTAAAAACGTCATCACCCTGAAAAAGGAAACATCCCAGAATCGTACGGAGTCGCGTTTCTTTAGCCATGGGGGCCGCCTCACGCATTGTTTCAAATACGGTATGATCGAGATTGAGTTCGTCGGCTTGGTGCTGGGCAAAATAGGAGGTTGTTACATTGTGACCCGGTTCTCGCTGCCCACGGTCAATATCTTCGATGCCGGCGATCATACGTATCATCGTTGATTTACCTGCACCATTAGGACCAAGCACCGCAATTTTATCACCGCGGTCAATAGAATAGGAGAGATCCTCAAAAACAACATTATTATCATATTGTTTACGAATGTTTTCCAGCTCCATGACTACGGCCCCACTTCGCTCGGGCGGCGGGAATTCAAAAGAGATTTCCTGCTCGCGTTCGTCAATCTCTATCTTATCCATTTTTTCCAGCTTCTTGATGCGGCTCTGTACTTGGGCCGCCTTGCTGGCATTATATCGAAACTTGTCGATAAACTCCTGTATCTCCTTAATTTCCTGCTGTTGATTTTCATAAGCCTTTCGCAGGTGTTCTTTTCGTTCGGCGTGTTTTTCTTCGTAATAATCATAGTTGCCGGAATAATCCAGTAGGTCACCATGCTCAAGGGCAAGGGTACGCTTGGTAATCTTATTGAGAAAGGCCTTGTCGTGAGATACGACAATGACTGCGCCCTCATAATTTTGCAAGAACTGCTCAATCCAGCGTAATGATTCGATATCCAGATGGTTCGTGGGTTCATCCAACAACAGGTACATTGGTTTGCGAAGCAGAAGCTTGCCTAAGGCAATACGCATCAGCCACCCGCCGCTGAATTCGGTGGTAGGACGATGAAAGTCATCAGGAGTAAATCCCAGTCCCATTAATATTTTTTCGATGTCTGATTCCAGCGAATAAGCCCCGGAGTGTTCTATGCGACTTTGCAGCGACCCTACCCGTTCCATTGTTTTTTGATATTGGGCCGAATCCTCTTCGAGTGATGCCAGCTTTTCGCGTTCCTGCTGTACTTGTTGCTCCAGCTCCCGGATGCCTTCAAATGTTTTTTCCATTTCTTCGTAGACGGTAAGTTCGGGATCCGGATCCACGCCGTCTTGGGGCAGATATCCAACAGTGGCCGATTTTGACATGGTAATATCGCCTGAACTAATTTCAAGTTCACCGGCAATAATTCTAAGTAGTGTTGATTTCCCTGCCCCGTTGGGGCCCACGAGGCCAATTCGTTCACCGGGGTTAATAACAGTACTAATATTATCGAACAGGTAATCGCCCCCGAATGTGAGTGATATATTATCTAGCTGAAGCAATATAAAATGATCGGTTCAAATTGAATATGAATATAAGCAACAAAGCGATGGAGCTAAATGATGAATTAATATTAATACCAAGAGTAGTTTTTCAAATGAGCCACATTTCTGCTATTTTCCGCCTATGTATTTACTGATATTTT is drawn from Fodinibius salinus and contains these coding sequences:
- a CDS encoding autorepressor SdpR family transcription factor, translating into MNNLFKALSDPTRRNILQMLQDRDLSAGEIANEFDISKPSISHHLDILKQAELISGERDGQFILYSINTTVLEEAANWFLEMINKE
- a CDS encoding alpha/beta hydrolase family protein, encoding MRSEKITFEGTQGDPLSAQLDLPDTATDVFALFAHCFTCSKNLRSVKNISKTLNKRGIGIFRFDFTGLGESEGDFVDTNFSSNVDDLLQAASYLRKHHQSPTILIGHSLGGAAVLQAAGDIPESKAVATIAAPSDPEHVKKNLGAKLDEIESRGKATVTLGGRSFTIKKQFIDDLEANKMDDAIKHLDRALMIFHSPTDNTVGIDNAAHIYKTARHPKSFVSLAGADHLLMHEQDSKYVAEVLASWAGRYF
- a CDS encoding VOC family protein → MSDNETPLFHLAFPVANLDETLSFYHDVLGCNTGRSSDQWIDFDFWGHQVVAHLSPDEAGKSSMNDVDGHAVPAKHFGLILEWEQWEQLAERLQEADVDFIIEPYVRFEGEPGEQATMFFTDPSGNALEFKAFRNKEQIFAT
- the asd gene encoding aspartate-semialdehyde dehydrogenase; protein product: MPSHNVGILGATGAVGQKFIRLLENHPWFTISKLGASQRSAGKKYTNAVHWIEKTELPRQAADIEVSECIPDHFQDVDFVFSGLDSSVAGDIEQQFAEAGIPVISNAKNYRMHDQVPLLVPEVNPDHAKLIKKQSFTDDGSGWIVTNPNCVSVPLSMSLKPLAAAFGIESVIVTSMQSVSGAGYPGVSSLDIIGNVVPHIGGEEPKVQTESTKVLGNLADDIIDFNDFTIQATAVRVPTIEGHLLSVAVKLNNTPSSIQKAEQAFTEWDNPISDLDLPSSPDNPIRLYQKERYPQPRLHADREGGMQTAVGRLREGTVMDLGYVTMAHNTIRGAAGGAILNAELLVAKEYIK
- a CDS encoding alpha/beta hydrolase family protein; translated protein: MSKAKTILSTLIVICLLPLLGSAQSLSGDWRGNINIMGQKLHIITHFQKNDSSYSGTIDIPQQGAKGLGLQNISRTETDSISFGFPAGPGYASFAGIFKSDSVISGTFSQNGRQFSFELHRYDKKEEEQAKAEQQKDLPYHHKDLIIKNDSIDIGGTLTWPKNNKPEQLVIMMSGSGAQDRDETLRPLSDFKPFAVLADSLTTSNIATFRYDDRGVGQSTGSFGNTTLQMLASDVEAIIKYLTKRPKHNFKKIILLGHSQGGIVGGRVAAKNKKVDKLILMASPSLTLDKILQYQLKQNFIQNGFEEAKVEPALSAFQKALEAIHNENNVKAAKKHYEKKIGEMFRSLPNQNKPQIANFDSAASAQGKGLLQAFTNPQMQSLLFYDPTNDLKKLDIPVLALFGGKDVQVLAGKNKPPIKAALESAGVPYRIEVFEQANHLFQKADTGLPQEYGTLPNQFLDKFTSTIIEWINKSGGEAANHKK
- a CDS encoding SdpI family protein, with protein sequence MNTLTYAFKKEWYNILLVLLPFALLPFIWDQLPARIAIQWNFQGEVSGYGSKTFGSLITPVTNIFIYAVLLYLPKIDPKKRITIDQKPIPVLRTACVVFLVAIQGWILINALGYTIPSQGILFLGIAVFFLIFGNYLRIIKPNYFIGIRVPWALEDADNWRQTHRIGSYIWVSGGLLLIILYPFFELQTYSTLFTIITVLLALIPAGYSFYLYQKSN
- a CDS encoding ABC-F family ATP-binding cassette domain-containing protein, which codes for MLQLDNISLTFGGDYLFDNISTVINPGERIGLVGPNGAGKSTLLRIIAGELEISSGDITMSKSATVGYLPQDGVDPDPELTVYEEMEKTFEGIRELEQQVQQEREKLASLEEDSAQYQKTMERVGSLQSRIEHSGAYSLESDIEKILMGLGFTPDDFHRPTTEFSGGWLMRIALGKLLLRKPMYLLLDEPTNHLDIESLRWIEQFLQNYEGAVIVVSHDKAFLNKITKRTLALEHGDLLDYSGNYDYYEEKHAERKEHLRKAYENQQQEIKEIQEFIDKFRYNASKAAQVQSRIKKLEKMDKIEIDEREQEISFEFPPPERSGAVVMELENIRKQYDNNVVFEDLSYSIDRGDKIAVLGPNGAGKSTMIRMIAGIEDIDRGQREPGHNVTTSYFAQHQADELNLDHTVFETMREAAPMAKETRLRTILGCFLFQGDDVFKKVSVLSGGEKSRLALARMLMQPANFLIFDEPTNHLDMQSKNILQQALKQYEGSFMIVSHDRDFLDPIVNKVLEVRPNETNTFLGNVSYYLEKVREREDEQKESASNENSSQDKTLSRKEERRLEAQKRQQKYEKLKPLKKQIDPLEEDIELMEARKEEIEELMAESDFYDDQEQVKEISVEYEKLKAELVETYAKWEELATEMSKIEEEFS
- a CDS encoding glycine--tRNA ligase, producing the protein MSVTELDSLDTLVSLAKSRSFIFQSSEIYGGLGAVYDYGPLGVELKRNIRDLWWESMTQKHDNIVGLDSAIFMDPKVWKASGHLDGFNDPMIDDKQSNKRYRADMLIENEIAKLRSKEKAEKADELQQLLDTAGSRDGLCEDLYNIIMDYEIRAPESGAFEWTEVRQFNLMFETQFGATSSGGDGDDSVYLRPETAQGIFVNFKNVMDTARQQVPFGIAQVGKAFRNEVVARQFIFRMREFEQMEMQYFVEPGTDGESYDHWLQKRMEWHKALGIREEKLRVEDHPEDKLAHYAEAAADIQYEYPIGWQEVEGVHNRTDFDLSQHKEFSGKKLSYYDQKKEERYIPYVIETSIGLDRTVMMVLADAYREEEVNGNTRTVLKMNPELAPTKVGIFPLIKKEKLQSLAHDITNELREDYNVLYDESGSIGKRYRRQDEAGTPFCITVDFDGVESEGEDTVTIRYRDDMTQDRVPVSRLKEVIDDKMKEWSPENS
- a CDS encoding superoxide dismutase family protein; the protein is MEKDKTKAEMSTDYSKAVAVVHPTKGNDVSGSVTFTKTDDGVRVQGNLEGLTPGMHGFHIHQYGDCSASDGTSAGGHYNPAGNKHGAPTDSVRHMGDMGNIEADADGNASIDFVDNTLSLNGSNSIIGHGVILHGGQDDLTSQPSGAAGPRKACGVVGIAKAEMMDDSGNGS